In the genome of Legionellales bacterium, one region contains:
- a CDS encoding tryptophan--tRNA ligase produces MIYGESYLNQSSFSRVLSGMRPTGALHLGHYHGALKNWVRLQHEHECFFCVVDLHALTTHYDEPQSFETNVWEMVVDWLAAGINPGSANIFIQSQVAEHAELHLLLSMITPLGWLERVPTYKEQQEKLKEKDLSTYGFLGYPLLQSADIMLYKATYVPVGEDQVPHIELTREIARRFNHIYGRDTDYEQKAQEAILKLGKKNAKLYRTLLQRYQQEGDHEALATGQALVEEQNHISISDRERLHGYLEGGGKIILPEPQPLLTQNPKLPGLDGQKMSKSYHNTIALRDTPEVVEQKVKTMQTDPARVRLTDPGDPEKCPVWGLHKVYSKQETLDWVSQGCRSAGIGCLECKKPLIQSIQEELVPIRDRAQEYLDNPSLVKAVVAEGCERAKEVARDTMVDVRDAIGIDYT; encoded by the coding sequence ATGATTTATGGAGAGTCCTACTTGAACCAATCCAGCTTTTCCCGCGTTTTGTCGGGAATGCGTCCCACCGGCGCTTTGCATCTTGGACATTATCATGGTGCGTTAAAAAATTGGGTGCGTCTTCAACATGAACACGAATGTTTTTTCTGTGTCGTCGATTTACACGCGTTAACCACGCATTACGATGAACCGCAATCCTTTGAAACCAATGTTTGGGAAATGGTGGTCGATTGGTTAGCGGCTGGCATTAATCCAGGTTCTGCCAATATTTTTATTCAATCACAAGTTGCTGAACACGCCGAATTACACTTACTCTTATCCATGATTACGCCACTGGGTTGGCTCGAACGCGTTCCCACCTATAAAGAACAACAAGAAAAACTCAAAGAAAAAGATTTATCTACCTATGGTTTTTTAGGATATCCCTTGTTACAAAGCGCCGATATCATGCTCTACAAAGCCACCTATGTGCCGGTCGGTGAAGATCAAGTACCCCACATCGAACTCACTCGCGAAATCGCTCGCCGTTTTAACCATATTTACGGGCGCGACACCGACTACGAGCAAAAAGCCCAAGAAGCGATTTTAAAGCTTGGTAAAAAAAATGCGAAACTCTATCGCACGTTGCTGCAACGTTATCAACAAGAAGGCGATCATGAAGCGTTGGCGACAGGCCAAGCCTTGGTAGAAGAACAAAATCACATTAGTATTAGCGATCGGGAACGTTTACATGGTTATTTAGAAGGCGGCGGTAAAATTATTTTACCCGAACCGCAACCGTTACTGACTCAAAATCCTAAACTCCCGGGTTTAGATGGGCAAAAAATGTCGAAGTCGTATCATAATACGATTGCGTTACGCGATACTCCTGAAGTTGTTGAACAAAAAGTCAAAACCATGCAAACCGATCCGGCACGAGTACGCTTAACCGACCCCGGCGATCCAGAAAAATGTCCAGTATGGGGATTACACAAAGTCTATTCCAAGCAAGAAACCTTAGATTGGGTTAGCCAAGGTTGTCGCAGTGCAGGTATTGGTTGTTTAGAATGCAAAAAACCGTTAATTCAATCCATTCAAGAAGAGTTAGTACCCATCCGCGATCGCGCGCAAGAATATTTGGATAATCCCAGTTTAGTAAAAGCTGTAGTCGCTGAAGGTTGTGAACGAGCAAAAGAAGTGGCGCGAGATACCATGGTGGATGTGCGCGATGCTATTGGTATCGATTATACGTAA
- a CDS encoding threonylcarbamoyl-AMP synthase, which yields MSTTLHIHPLNPQQRLIHRAIEIIRQGGVIVYPTDSAYALGCQIGDKHALDRIRQIRQIDEKHNLTLICRDLSDISTYAIVNNSAFRFLKAYTPGPYTFLLKATREVPRRLQNPHRKTIGIRIPENPIAMALLEALGEPMMTTTLILPNEEMPLLDPYEIDIQVGHAVDLIIDGGYCGFEATTVFDLVDDIPTIVRQGKGDVGRMQ from the coding sequence ATGAGCACCACACTTCATATTCATCCGCTCAATCCTCAACAACGATTAATTCATCGCGCCATTGAAATTATTCGACAAGGCGGAGTGATTGTTTATCCCACCGATTCTGCCTACGCCTTGGGTTGTCAAATTGGCGATAAACACGCGCTCGATCGCATCCGCCAAATTCGTCAAATCGATGAAAAACACAATCTCACGTTAATTTGTCGCGATTTATCGGATATAAGCACCTATGCAATTGTCAATAACTCAGCGTTTCGTTTTTTAAAAGCCTATACGCCAGGCCCTTACACCTTTTTATTAAAAGCCACGCGCGAAGTGCCCAGGCGGTTGCAAAATCCTCATCGTAAAACCATTGGCATTCGTATTCCTGAAAATCCAATTGCCATGGCCCTGCTCGAAGCATTGGGGGAACCGATGATGACCACTACCTTAATCCTACCCAACGAAGAAATGCCTTTACTCGATCCGTATGAAATCGATATTCAGGTGGGGCATGCGGTGGATTTAATTATCGATGGAGGCTATTGTGGATTTGAAGCCACCACCGTCTTTGATTTAGTCGATGATATTCCCACCATCGTGCGTCAGGGCAAAGGTGATGTCGGGAGAATGCAGTAA
- a CDS encoding PHP domain-containing protein, whose translation MLTCYDLHTHTNHSDGSLSPEDLVARAEAVGVTMLAITDHDTISAIPSALQAANHLEIIPGIEFSSRWQSVDIHILGLAIDIHHPDLLAGIAEQQSSRERRNRAIAERLTQLGVPNAYEGTAALNRDHNLGRVHFAQYLVQCGFANDFKQAFTRYLKPGKPAFVEQPWLDFTIIIKLIKQAGGFAVLAHPLEYQLKSKRLRQLLRDFKQAGGDGLEIISAQTPNDKLLYLARLAEQFDLYSSQGSDFHGDHMPWRQLGRFATLPAKARPIWKCWQS comes from the coding sequence ATGCTAACCTGTTACGATCTTCACACCCACACTAATCATTCTGATGGCAGCTTATCTCCAGAAGACTTAGTGGCGCGCGCAGAAGCAGTGGGTGTGACTATGCTCGCCATTACCGATCACGATACCATTTCTGCCATCCCCAGCGCGCTGCAAGCGGCAAATCACCTAGAAATTATTCCAGGGATTGAATTTTCTTCACGCTGGCAAAGTGTGGATATTCATATTCTAGGATTAGCCATTGATATTCATCACCCAGATTTATTAGCAGGCATTGCGGAGCAACAAAGCAGTCGCGAACGGCGCAATCGTGCGATTGCCGAGCGCTTAACGCAATTAGGTGTTCCCAACGCCTATGAAGGGACAGCGGCGTTGAATCGTGATCACAATCTGGGTCGAGTCCATTTTGCTCAATATTTGGTGCAGTGTGGCTTTGCAAACGATTTTAAACAGGCTTTTACGCGCTATTTAAAACCTGGAAAACCGGCTTTTGTGGAACAACCGTGGTTGGATTTTACGATCATTATTAAGCTTATCAAACAAGCGGGGGGATTTGCGGTGTTAGCTCATCCCTTAGAATATCAACTCAAAAGCAAACGATTGCGTCAATTATTACGGGATTTTAAACAAGCCGGCGGTGATGGTTTGGAAATTATCAGTGCGCAAACCCCTAACGATAAACTGCTCTATTTAGCACGGTTAGCGGAGCAGTTTGATTTATACAGTTCTCAGGGTTCCGATTTTCATGGCGATCACATGCCTTGGCGGCAATTAGGTCGTTTCGCAACGTTACCCGCTAAAGCACGTCCGATTTGGAAATGTTGGCAATCTTGA
- a CDS encoding porin family protein — translation MKHTIKYTCIAAAFALFSAHSAFADITSQGLYITGQLGAAQIATPTTNDRTGASPLNGKARGAFAWGLNAGYQFLVNPNFLMGAELAYHDDGYSSVTFASNNQYRITSEQFDLLATFRYVLNSQWSVFLKPGIARLQQHYSIWQIARNSGIDPVTTTRHFKPVLAVGASFALNNHNALSLTYQHTFGKNLNTISKAFTPTSGVIGAQQDVYKGGASVDSILVGWSYYFN, via the coding sequence ATGAAACACACCATTAAATATACTTGCATCGCCGCAGCATTCGCATTATTTTCTGCTCATTCAGCATTTGCCGACATTACTTCTCAAGGGCTTTATATCACGGGACAACTCGGCGCCGCGCAAATTGCCACCCCCACCACCAACGATAGAACAGGGGCATCTCCTTTAAACGGCAAAGCCCGTGGTGCCTTTGCCTGGGGACTGAATGCCGGCTATCAATTTCTAGTCAATCCTAATTTCTTAATGGGCGCTGAACTTGCGTATCATGATGATGGCTATTCTTCTGTGACGTTTGCTTCCAATAATCAATATCGTATTACCTCAGAACAATTCGATTTATTGGCGACGTTTCGTTATGTATTGAATTCTCAGTGGAGTGTATTTTTAAAACCCGGAATTGCGCGTTTGCAACAGCATTATAGTATTTGGCAAATTGCTCGTAATTCTGGTATCGACCCTGTCACCACCACACGACATTTCAAACCTGTACTCGCAGTCGGCGCAAGCTTTGCCCTCAACAATCACAATGCCCTTTCGCTGACCTATCAACATACGTTTGGTAAAAATCTTAATACCATCTCCAAAGCCTTTACGCCAACTTCTGGTGTCATCGGCGCTCAACAAGATGTTTATAAAGGAGGCGCCTCTGTCGATAGCATCCTCGTGGGATGGAGTTATTATTTTAATTAA
- a CDS encoding septation protein IspZ produces the protein MKALYDIFSIIIFVIVYYFYGFYSAVAAINIMMFLGVILYRLKFKKFDRMQVAIFLVILLLSIPTFVMHNELFFKWKPSIISWIFAAGLLLSPWFGEKKTLFQRILEKENIQVSKKSHHLINLLWVIYFIVFGGVNLLVAYLFSTKVWVWFKLIGSLGSMIIMALLTTLILYPQLRDKQE, from the coding sequence ATGAAAGCATTATACGATATTTTTTCTATCATCATTTTTGTGATTGTCTATTACTTTTATGGTTTTTATAGTGCCGTAGCGGCGATTAATATTATGATGTTTTTAGGCGTTATTTTATATCGTTTAAAATTCAAAAAATTCGACCGCATGCAGGTTGCGATTTTTTTAGTGATTTTACTCTTATCAATTCCTACGTTTGTCATGCATAATGAATTATTTTTTAAATGGAAACCCAGCATTATCAGCTGGATATTCGCCGCTGGCCTACTGTTGTCGCCATGGTTTGGCGAGAAAAAAACGTTATTTCAGCGTATTTTAGAAAAAGAAAATATTCAAGTCAGCAAAAAATCGCATCATTTGATTAATTTATTATGGGTAATTTATTTTATAGTATTTGGTGGTGTAAATTTATTAGTGGCTTATTTATTTTCAACGAAGGTTTGGGTATGGTTTAAATTAATTGGCAGTCTCGGATCGATGATCATCATGGCGCTATTAACCACCCTCATTCTTTATCCACAACTGCGTGATAAACAGGAGTAG
- a CDS encoding BolA family transcriptional regulator — protein sequence MDNSKRIQTMRNLLTQQLSPTYLEIIDDSHLHQGHIGAQSGAGHFTIKIAAKQFEDKKLIEQHRLVYQALQPLMPQDIHALIIKIM from the coding sequence ATGGATAATTCCAAACGCATACAAACCATGCGAAACTTACTCACTCAACAATTATCACCCACTTATTTAGAAATAATCGATGATAGTCATCTTCATCAAGGACATATTGGTGCTCAATCCGGTGCTGGACATTTCACTATTAAAATTGCGGCAAAACAATTTGAAGATAAAAAATTAATTGAACAACATCGTTTAGTTTACCAGGCCTTGCAACCACTGATGCCACAGGATATTCATGCGTTGATTATTAAGATTATGTAA
- a CDS encoding type II toxin-antitoxin system RelE/ParE family toxin: MKELRVYRTKAGKQPFTDWLASLNDKIVRAQINSRLNRVALGNFGDYKSVGSGIMELRIHRSPGYRIYFKEHDNTIILLLFGGNKKTQKDDIQKAKEYWIDFKERYYD, translated from the coding sequence ATGAAGGAGTTACGGGTATATCGTACTAAAGCAGGTAAACAACCGTTTACTGATTGGCTTGCATCATTAAACGATAAAATTGTTAGAGCCCAAATAAATAGTCGCCTAAATCGAGTTGCCTTAGGCAACTTTGGTGATTATAAGTCTGTTGGAAGCGGCATAATGGAATTACGAATTCATCGTAGCCCAGGTTACCGAATTTATTTTAAAGAGCATGATAATACTATAATTTTATTACTATTTGGCGGGAACAAAAAAACACAAAAAGATGATATTCAAAAAGCTAAAGAATATTGGATTGATTTTAAGGAGCGATATTATGATTAG
- a CDS encoding transcriptional regulator produces MTGSYDDWLINSLRNKKEAATYLKVALEEFQQDNNLAAFLLALRQVVDAQGGIGLLAQKTHLNRESLYKTLSGKTNPKLQTIGMVLKQLGFELSLRVV; encoded by the coding sequence ATGACTGGCAGTTATGATGATTGGTTAATTAACTCTTTGCGTAATAAAAAAGAAGCTGCCACTTATTTAAAAGTTGCTCTAGAAGAATTTCAACAGGATAATAATTTGGCGGCCTTTTTATTAGCGTTACGTCAGGTAGTAGATGCGCAAGGAGGAATTGGATTGCTCGCTCAAAAAACTCACTTAAATCGCGAGAGTTTATACAAAACCTTATCGGGAAAAACCAATCCAAAACTCCAAACCATTGGCATGGTATTAAAACAACTCGGTTTTGAACTTTCTCTTCGCGTGGTATAG